A genomic segment from Rahnella aceris encodes:
- a CDS encoding c-type cytochrome, with amino-acid sequence MKMKFMLALLPLMVAANAARADDTAGNADLIKRGEYLATAGDCTACHTAPGADKTAKFGGGYPLASPFGVIYGTNISSDKQFGIGNWTDDEFVRAVRDGVGKDGQQLYPAMPYDSFTKMKREDVLAIKAYLMSLPAVHSAGPQTDLSFPFNQRWGMRVWKLFNFDKGELKNDPSKSADWNRGAYLVEALEHCGTCHTPRTLTMGMDTDKAFSGGDLGSWVAFNITPDKNAGIGNWSQQDLVTYLKTGFVAGKASASGAMSEAIEHSLQHLSDSDLNAIATYIRSVPAIGDDKQTKPRDAWGEQNQDIYPLRAEGQTIDQSAAALFNASCAACHGKGGEGSGEGFHAYPSLFSHTSTGSYDSRNQVSIILNGVQRHMDKGEIMMPSFASQLDDDQIATLSHYVSTQFGNPAGATVTAKDVAKMRKAADLPYPPKIEDGTQK; translated from the coding sequence ATGAAAATGAAATTCATGCTGGCGTTGCTGCCGTTAATGGTCGCGGCTAACGCCGCCCGGGCTGATGACACAGCGGGCAACGCAGATTTAATTAAGCGCGGTGAATATCTGGCGACAGCCGGTGACTGTACCGCCTGCCATACTGCGCCGGGGGCGGATAAAACGGCAAAATTCGGCGGCGGTTATCCGCTGGCGTCGCCTTTCGGGGTGATTTACGGCACCAATATTTCTTCTGACAAACAGTTTGGTATTGGCAACTGGACGGACGATGAATTCGTGCGCGCGGTACGTGACGGTGTCGGCAAAGACGGACAACAGTTGTATCCCGCTATGCCTTACGACTCCTTCACCAAAATGAAACGTGAAGATGTTTTAGCGATCAAAGCTTATCTGATGTCGCTGCCAGCGGTACATTCCGCTGGCCCGCAGACGGATTTGTCCTTCCCTTTCAACCAGCGCTGGGGCATGCGCGTGTGGAAGCTGTTTAACTTCGACAAAGGTGAGCTGAAAAACGATCCGTCCAAATCAGCGGACTGGAACCGTGGGGCTTATCTGGTGGAAGCGCTGGAACACTGCGGCACCTGCCATACGCCGCGCACGCTGACCATGGGCATGGACACCGACAAAGCGTTTTCCGGTGGCGATTTAGGCTCATGGGTAGCTTTCAACATCACGCCGGATAAAAATGCCGGGATCGGCAACTGGTCGCAGCAGGATCTGGTGACTTACCTGAAAACAGGTTTTGTTGCCGGTAAGGCGTCAGCGTCAGGGGCGATGTCAGAAGCCATTGAGCACAGTCTGCAGCATCTTTCAGACAGTGACCTGAACGCGATTGCCACCTATATCCGTTCCGTCCCGGCAATCGGAGATGACAAGCAAACCAAACCGCGAGATGCATGGGGTGAGCAGAATCAGGATATTTACCCACTGCGCGCCGAAGGCCAGACAATCGACCAGTCAGCCGCCGCCCTGTTTAATGCCAGCTGCGCAGCCTGTCACGGCAAAGGCGGTGAAGGCAGCGGCGAGGGATTCCATGCCTATCCGTCACTGTTCAGCCATACCAGCACCGGTTCTTACGACAGCCGCAATCAGGTTTCGATCATCCTCAACGGCGTCCAGCGCCACATGGATAAAGGCGAAATCATGATGCCGTCGTTTGCCAGTCAGCTCGATGATGACCAGATTGCGACGCTGAGTCATTACGTCAGCACACAGTTTGGCAATCCGGCGGGAGCCACGGTCACCGCGAAAGATGTGGCGAAGATGCGTAAAGCCGCTGACCTGCCCTATCCGCCGAAAATTGAAGATGGCACGCAAAAATAA
- a CDS encoding GNAT family N-acetyltransferase — MTEVNVYGQELGQSLPDWQPRSLPQKVILRGKYCLLEPIDLKHSRDLFDAWHSIDDERDWTYFHIKRPITIRQCDHYIASLSASKDPLFYAVINLSTGKATGFLALQRMDPDNGSVEIGWVNWSPLMKRTLCSTEAIFLLLSYTLETLQYRRCGWKCDSLHQAAISAAERLGFTYEGTLRRTQVSKGHSRDIRWYSIIDEEWDGIRRAMESWLSPSNLDDRGKQKYPLAEFMPHP; from the coding sequence ATGACGGAAGTAAATGTTTACGGACAAGAATTGGGTCAATCACTCCCCGACTGGCAGCCACGCTCGCTCCCGCAAAAAGTTATACTTAGGGGGAAATATTGTCTGCTTGAGCCGATTGATCTCAAACATAGCCGGGATTTATTTGACGCCTGGCACAGTATCGATGACGAACGTGACTGGACATACTTTCATATTAAACGCCCCATCACGATCAGACAGTGCGATCACTATATCGCCTCACTTTCCGCAAGCAAAGATCCGCTTTTTTACGCGGTGATTAATTTGTCCACGGGTAAGGCCACGGGCTTTCTCGCGTTGCAACGAATGGACCCTGATAACGGATCTGTAGAAATTGGCTGGGTTAACTGGTCACCACTTATGAAACGGACCTTGTGCAGCACAGAAGCCATATTTCTTTTACTCTCTTACACCCTGGAAACACTCCAGTATCGCCGGTGCGGTTGGAAATGTGACAGCCTGCATCAGGCCGCCATCAGTGCGGCTGAAAGACTTGGATTTACCTATGAAGGTACGCTCAGACGGACACAAGTCTCGAAGGGGCATAGCCGTGACATCCGCTGGTACTCCATTATTGACGAGGAGTGGGATGGGATCCGTCGGGCCATGGAAAGTTGGTTAAGCCCTTCCAACCTTGATGACCGAGGAAAGCAAAAGTATCCGCTGGCAGAGTTTATGCCTCACCCGTAG
- the dauA gene encoding C4-dicarboxylic acid transporter DauA, with amino-acid sequence MNTSGRRHIRPFSALIDACFREKYTLQRLLKDAIAGVTVGIIAIPLAMALAIGSGVPPQYGLYTSAIAGIVIAVFGGSRFSVSGPTAAFVVILYPVSQQFGLSGLLLATLMSGFMLLFMGLARFGRLIEYIPLPVTLGFTSGIAITIGTMQFKDFFGLTMATVPEHYLSKVAALVMALPTLDIGDAAIGIVTLGILILWPKLGLRVPGHLPALLAGCAVMAIFMQAGHPVATIGSRFHFLLPDGSQGNGIPPILPQFALPWTQSDGSGLSWSLVQALLPAAFSMAMLGAIESLLCAVVLDGMTGKKHHSDNELIGQGIGNMVSPFFGGITATAAIARSAANVRAGATSPVSAIIHSLLVILALLILAPLLSWLPLAAMAALLLMVAWNMSEAHKVVDLLRRAPKDDILVMLTCMSLTVLFDMVIAITAGIVMASLLFMRRIAKLTRLTEVMADIPEDTLVLRINGPLFFAAAERIFSELQVRSEGKKVIILVWDRVAVLDAGGVSALRNFINTLPEGTELRIAEIPFQPLKTLARARMQPVEGKLSFHSSLHDAL; translated from the coding sequence ATGAATACTTCAGGAAGACGCCATATCAGGCCTTTCAGCGCACTGATAGACGCCTGTTTTCGTGAAAAATATACGCTTCAACGCTTACTCAAAGATGCCATTGCTGGCGTCACCGTGGGGATCATCGCCATCCCGCTGGCCATGGCGCTGGCCATTGGCAGCGGTGTACCGCCGCAATACGGGCTGTATACGTCGGCCATTGCCGGGATTGTCATCGCTGTTTTCGGAGGATCACGTTTCAGTGTTTCCGGCCCGACGGCGGCGTTTGTTGTCATTCTCTATCCAGTCTCACAACAGTTCGGTTTGTCCGGTTTATTGCTGGCTACGCTGATGTCTGGTTTTATGCTCCTCTTCATGGGGCTGGCGCGATTTGGCCGGTTGATCGAATACATACCGCTGCCTGTCACGCTCGGCTTTACGTCCGGTATTGCGATCACCATTGGCACCATGCAATTTAAAGATTTCTTTGGCCTGACGATGGCAACGGTGCCGGAACATTATCTGAGTAAAGTTGCGGCGCTGGTCATGGCGCTGCCAACGCTGGATATCGGCGATGCCGCGATAGGGATCGTGACGCTCGGTATATTAATCCTCTGGCCAAAACTGGGATTGCGCGTGCCCGGCCATCTTCCGGCTCTGCTGGCGGGTTGCGCGGTGATGGCCATTTTCATGCAGGCAGGACACCCTGTCGCCACCATAGGTTCACGCTTTCACTTCCTGCTGCCTGACGGTTCGCAGGGCAACGGCATTCCGCCTATTTTGCCGCAATTCGCCCTGCCGTGGACTCAATCCGATGGCAGCGGACTGAGCTGGTCTCTGGTGCAGGCGCTGCTGCCTGCTGCGTTTTCCATGGCAATGCTGGGCGCGATTGAATCCCTGCTCTGCGCCGTGGTGCTCGATGGCATGACCGGCAAAAAACACCATTCGGATAACGAACTGATCGGTCAGGGTATCGGCAACATGGTCAGCCCTTTCTTTGGCGGCATCACCGCTACAGCGGCGATTGCGCGCTCTGCGGCTAACGTTCGCGCCGGTGCAACATCTCCGGTCTCGGCCATTATTCACTCGCTGCTGGTGATCCTCGCCCTGCTCATTCTCGCACCGTTGCTTTCATGGCTGCCCCTGGCGGCGATGGCGGCGTTATTGCTGATGGTGGCGTGGAATATGAGCGAAGCGCATAAAGTGGTGGATTTACTGCGCCGTGCACCGAAAGACGACATTCTGGTGATGCTGACCTGCATGAGCCTGACGGTACTGTTCGACATGGTGATTGCGATTACCGCAGGTATCGTGATGGCGTCGCTGCTGTTTATGCGCCGTATCGCCAAACTCACCCGCCTGACGGAAGTGATGGCCGACATACCGGAAGATACGCTGGTGCTGCGTATCAATGGCCCGCTGTTCTTTGCTGCGGCGGAACGTATCTTCAGTGAATTGCAGGTGCGCAGCGAAGGCAAGAAAGTGATCATTCTGGTATGGGATCGCGTTGCCGTACTCGATGCCGGTGGCGTCAGTGCATTACGCAACTTCATCAATACCTTGCCGGAAGGCACAGAACTGCGAATCGCTGAGATCCCTTTCCAGCCGCTGAAAACCCTGGCCCGCGCCAGAATGCAGCCGGTGGAAGGCAAACTGAGTTTCCACAGTTCTTTGCACGACGCGTTATAA
- the kdsA gene encoding 3-deoxy-8-phosphooctulonate synthase: MKHKVVSIQDIKVANDLPFVLFGGMNVLESRDMAMRVCEHYVTVTQKLGIPYVFKASFDKANRSSIHSYRGPGLDEGMKIFQELKKAFGVKIITDVHESWQAQPVSEVVDVIQLPAFLARQTDLVEAMAKTGAVINVKKPQFVSPGQMGNIVDKFKEGGNDQVILCDRGSNFGYDNLVVDMLGMNVMINATGGHPVIFDVTHALQTRDPFGAASGGRRAQVAELARAGMAVGIAGLFIEAHEDPAHAKCDGPSALPLDKLEPFLVQMKAIDDLVKSFPALDTSK, translated from the coding sequence ATGAAACATAAAGTGGTTAGCATTCAGGACATCAAAGTCGCCAACGATCTGCCGTTTGTATTGTTCGGCGGGATGAATGTACTGGAATCGCGCGATATGGCGATGCGTGTGTGCGAGCATTACGTCACTGTGACGCAGAAACTCGGCATTCCTTACGTGTTCAAGGCGTCTTTCGATAAAGCCAACCGCTCATCTATTCATTCCTACCGTGGTCCGGGCCTGGATGAAGGTATGAAAATTTTCCAGGAGCTGAAAAAAGCATTTGGCGTGAAAATCATCACCGATGTGCATGAATCCTGGCAGGCGCAGCCTGTATCTGAAGTGGTTGATGTGATCCAGTTACCTGCATTCCTGGCGCGTCAGACCGATCTGGTTGAAGCCATGGCGAAAACCGGCGCAGTAATTAACGTGAAAAAACCACAGTTCGTCAGCCCCGGTCAGATGGGCAACATCGTCGACAAATTTAAAGAAGGCGGCAACGATCAGGTGATTCTGTGCGATCGCGGCAGTAACTTCGGTTATGACAATCTGGTTGTCGACATGCTGGGCATGAATGTGATGATCAATGCTACGGGCGGTCATCCGGTGATTTTCGACGTGACTCACGCACTGCAAACCCGTGATCCTTTCGGCGCTGCTTCTGGCGGTCGTCGTGCTCAGGTTGCTGAACTGGCTCGTGCCGGTATGGCGGTAGGTATCGCCGGTCTGTTTATCGAAGCGCACGAAGATCCTGCTCACGCGAAATGCGACGGTCCGTCAGCCTTGCCGCTTGATAAACTGGAACCGTTCCTGGTTCAGATGAAAGCCATCGACGATCTGGTGAAAAGCTTCCCGGCGCTCGATACCAGCAAGTAA
- the sirB1 gene encoding invasion regulator SirB1, with protein sequence MSTLADFEFNTARLSTGVIKVTEAVRFDFNADDVRHQLQSLVDEARRVVPEELDQDQQLEVLIELFYRTWGFGGAGGVYRLSDAIWIDKVLSSRQGTPVSLGVIFLHIAHELSLPLMPVIFPTQLILRADWLDEEMWLLNPINGDTLNEHMLSVWLKGNLGVMAEIEDDDLEEAENTLIVRKMLDTLKAALMEEKQFELALRASETVLQFDPEDPYEIRDRGLIYAQLECDHVAISDLNYFVEQCPEDPISEVIKVQIHSIEHKQVTLH encoded by the coding sequence ATGAGTACCCTTGCTGATTTTGAATTTAACACCGCCCGGCTCAGTACCGGGGTGATCAAAGTAACGGAAGCCGTGCGTTTCGATTTCAATGCGGACGACGTTCGCCACCAGTTACAGTCACTGGTCGATGAAGCCCGCCGTGTCGTTCCTGAAGAGCTTGATCAGGATCAGCAGCTCGAAGTGTTGATTGAACTGTTTTACCGCACCTGGGGTTTTGGGGGCGCTGGCGGCGTTTATCGTCTGTCTGATGCTATCTGGATCGACAAAGTGCTGTCTTCGCGTCAGGGCACACCGGTTTCACTGGGGGTGATTTTTCTGCACATTGCTCATGAACTGAGTTTGCCGCTGATGCCGGTGATTTTCCCCACTCAGCTTATCTTGCGTGCTGACTGGCTCGACGAAGAAATGTGGCTGCTTAATCCGATCAACGGCGATACGCTCAATGAGCATATGCTCAGCGTATGGCTGAAAGGCAATCTGGGCGTAATGGCGGAAATAGAAGATGACGATCTGGAAGAAGCGGAAAACACGCTGATCGTCCGCAAAATGCTTGATACGCTGAAAGCCGCGCTGATGGAAGAAAAACAGTTCGAACTGGCTCTGCGCGCCAGTGAAACGGTATTGCAGTTTGACCCGGAAGACCCCTATGAAATCCGCGATCGCGGGCTGATTTATGCTCAGCTGGAATGCGACCATGTGGCGATTTCTGATCTCAATTATTTTGTTGAGCAGTGTCCGGAAGACCCGATTTCAGAAGTGATTAAAGTGCAGATCCATTCGATTGAGCACAAACAAGTTACGTTGCACTAA
- a CDS encoding SirB2 family protein, with product MVYVWIKNLHLLTITLSIALFVLRFFWKWAGSAMMQKRWVKTVPHIVDTVLLLSGISLIFITHFYPFSPQGTWLTEKIFGVIIYIALGFVALSKRPVSQNIRWLAFILALACLYLILKLALTKIPLLMG from the coding sequence ATGGTATATGTCTGGATCAAGAATCTGCATCTGCTCACTATAACCCTGAGTATTGCATTGTTTGTTTTACGATTTTTTTGGAAATGGGCAGGTTCTGCTATGATGCAGAAACGCTGGGTGAAGACTGTTCCCCATATTGTGGATACAGTGCTGTTATTAAGTGGTATTTCGCTTATCTTCATCACACACTTTTATCCGTTCAGCCCTCAGGGAACCTGGCTGACCGAAAAGATTTTTGGCGTTATTATCTATATCGCGCTGGGTTTTGTGGCCCTGAGCAAGCGACCAGTCAGTCAGAACATCCGCTGGCTGGCCTTTATTCTGGCGCTCGCTTGCCTGTATCTGATTCTTAAACTGGCGCTGACGAAAATACCGCTGCTAATGGGATAA
- the prmC gene encoding peptide chain release factor N(5)-glutamine methyltransferase, with protein MDFQSWLRDATRRLAAGESPKRDAEILLGFVTGRARTFIMAFGETLLTAGQLQQLEILLARREQGEPVAYLTGEREFWSLPLSVSPATLIPRPDTECLVEQALIRLPSQPVSILDLGTGTGAIALALASERPDCKVTGVDLQPDAVRLAQHNAQKLNILNARFLPGSWFSPVAGERFALIASNPPYIDAADPHLAKGDVRFEPASALVAENAGLADLAHIIQAAPAYLHKGGWLLLEHGWQQATDVQALLRDAGYQHIATVKDYGDNDRVSLGQWEPLHGSEENQLVRI; from the coding sequence ATGGATTTTCAGTCCTGGCTGCGTGATGCCACCCGCCGTCTTGCTGCGGGTGAAAGCCCGAAGCGGGATGCTGAAATCTTGCTTGGTTTTGTGACCGGCCGGGCAAGAACTTTTATTATGGCTTTTGGCGAAACGCTGCTGACAGCCGGACAACTTCAACAACTGGAAATTCTGCTTGCGCGACGTGAGCAGGGCGAACCCGTTGCCTATCTGACCGGCGAGCGAGAATTCTGGTCGCTGCCACTGTCTGTTTCTCCCGCGACATTAATTCCCCGTCCTGATACCGAATGCCTGGTGGAACAGGCGTTGATCCGTCTGCCTTCTCAACCCGTCAGCATACTGGATCTCGGCACAGGAACTGGTGCGATTGCACTGGCGCTGGCCAGTGAACGCCCGGATTGCAAGGTTACCGGTGTCGATCTGCAACCGGATGCTGTACGCCTCGCCCAACACAACGCGCAAAAGCTGAATATCCTGAATGCGCGATTTTTGCCGGGCAGTTGGTTTTCACCGGTAGCCGGTGAACGTTTCGCGCTGATAGCCAGTAATCCGCCGTATATCGATGCCGCCGATCCGCACCTGGCGAAGGGTGATGTACGTTTTGAGCCCGCCAGCGCGCTGGTGGCAGAAAATGCCGGTCTGGCTGATCTGGCGCATATTATTCAGGCGGCACCCGCGTATCTTCACAAAGGCGGCTGGTTACTGCTCGAACATGGCTGGCAGCAGGCGACTGACGTGCAGGCGTTATTGCGCGATGCCGGTTATCAGCATATCGCGACGGTAAAAGATTATGGCGATAACGATCGTGTCAGCCTCGGGCAGTGGGAGCCGCTACACGGATCAGAAGAAAATCAATTGGTTAGAATTTAA
- the prfA gene encoding peptide chain release factor 1, whose translation MKPSIVAKLEALQERHEEVQAMLGDAGVIADQDKFRSLSREYSQLTAVSECFLAWRQAQEDLETAEMMLDDPEMREMAQDEIKECKANIEELEEKLQVLLLPKDPDDERGCFLEIRAGTGGDEAAIFAGDLFRMYSRYAEMRRWRVEIVSASEGEHGGYKEVIAKISGEGAYGQFKFESGGHRVQRVPETESQGRIHTSACTVAVMPEIPEAELPEINAGDLRIDTFRSSGAGGQHVNTTDSAIRITHIPTGIVVECQDERSQHKNKAKAMSVLGARIRAAEVAKRQAEEASTRRNLLGSGDRSDRNRTYNFPQGRVTDHRINLTIYRLDEVMEGKLDSLIQPIVQEYQADQLAALSEQD comes from the coding sequence ATGAAGCCTTCTATTGTTGCCAAACTGGAAGCGTTACAAGAGCGCCACGAAGAAGTGCAGGCGATGCTTGGCGATGCCGGCGTCATTGCCGATCAGGATAAATTCCGCAGTCTTTCCCGCGAATATTCACAGTTAACGGCTGTTTCTGAATGTTTTCTGGCCTGGCGTCAGGCACAGGAAGATTTAGAAACCGCTGAGATGATGCTCGACGATCCTGAGATGCGCGAAATGGCGCAGGATGAGATCAAAGAGTGCAAAGCCAATATCGAAGAACTCGAAGAAAAATTACAGGTTCTGTTACTGCCAAAAGATCCGGACGATGAACGCGGTTGTTTCCTGGAAATTCGTGCAGGAACCGGCGGTGATGAGGCGGCTATTTTCGCCGGTGACTTATTCCGTATGTACAGCCGCTACGCCGAAATGCGTCGCTGGCGTGTAGAGATCGTGAGCGCCAGCGAAGGCGAACACGGCGGTTATAAAGAAGTGATCGCCAAAATCAGTGGTGAGGGCGCTTACGGCCAGTTCAAATTTGAGTCAGGCGGCCACCGCGTTCAGCGTGTACCGGAAACCGAATCTCAGGGGCGTATTCATACCTCCGCCTGTACCGTTGCCGTGATGCCGGAAATTCCGGAAGCCGAGCTGCCGGAAATCAACGCTGGCGATTTGCGCATTGATACTTTCCGCTCATCCGGCGCTGGCGGACAGCACGTTAACACCACGGATTCCGCGATTCGAATTACCCACATTCCAACCGGTATCGTGGTGGAATGTCAGGATGAACGTTCACAGCACAAAAACAAAGCCAAAGCGATGTCCGTGCTGGGCGCGCGTATCCGTGCTGCGGAAGTGGCAAAACGTCAGGCAGAAGAAGCCTCGACGCGCCGTAACCTGCTCGGCAGTGGCGACCGTTCTGATCGCAACCGTACCTACAACTTCCCGCAGGGGCGTGTTACCGATCACCGCATCAACCTGACGATTTACCGTCTGGATGAAGTGATGGAAGGTAAACTGGACAGTCTGATCCAGCCGATCGTGCAGGAATATCAGGCCGATCAACTCGCCGCGCTATCTGAGCAGGACTGA
- the hemA gene encoding glutamyl-tRNA reductase, translated as MTLLALGINHKTAPVSLRERVTFSPETLDQALSSLLQQPLVQGGVVLSTCNRTELYLSVEQQENLQEQLVKWLCDYHHLSEDEVRKSLYWHHDNEAVSHLMRVASGLDSLVLGEPQILGQVKKAFAESQNGRAVSGELERLFQKSFSVAKRVRTETDIGASAVSVAFAACTLARQIFESLSELTVLLVGAGETIELVARHLHQHNVRHMMIANRTRERAQVLATEVNAEVISLQDIDSRLAEADIIISSTASPLPIIGKGMVERALKARRNQPMLMVDIAVPRDIEPEVGKLANAYLYSVDDLHSIIQNNLAQRKAAAIQAETIVEQESSNFMAWLRSQGAVEIIRDYRSRADIIRADAQAKALAAIAQGADVEAVIHELAHKLTNRLIHAPTRSLQQAASDGDVERLQILRDSLGLGQQ; from the coding sequence ATGACCCTGCTTGCATTAGGTATCAACCACAAAACTGCCCCGGTGTCTCTGCGTGAACGGGTAACATTTTCACCCGAGACTCTCGATCAGGCGCTCTCCAGTCTGCTCCAGCAACCGCTGGTGCAGGGCGGTGTCGTGTTGTCTACCTGCAACCGCACTGAGCTGTATCTGAGCGTTGAGCAACAGGAAAACCTGCAGGAGCAACTGGTTAAGTGGTTATGCGATTACCATCATCTGAGTGAAGATGAAGTGCGCAAAAGCCTGTACTGGCATCATGATAATGAAGCCGTCAGCCATCTGATGCGCGTGGCAAGTGGACTGGATTCACTGGTGTTAGGCGAGCCGCAGATTTTGGGGCAGGTTAAAAAAGCCTTCGCCGAATCGCAAAACGGACGGGCGGTTTCCGGTGAACTGGAGCGTCTGTTCCAGAAATCGTTCTCCGTGGCCAAGCGTGTGCGTACTGAAACTGATATTGGCGCCAGCGCCGTTTCTGTTGCGTTTGCGGCCTGTACTCTGGCACGCCAGATTTTCGAATCCCTTTCTGAGCTAACCGTTTTGCTGGTCGGTGCGGGTGAAACCATCGAACTGGTGGCGCGTCATCTGCATCAGCATAATGTCCGCCACATGATGATTGCCAACCGTACGCGTGAACGTGCGCAGGTGCTGGCGACGGAAGTGAACGCAGAAGTGATCAGTCTGCAGGATATCGATTCCCGCCTCGCTGAAGCGGACATTATTATCAGTTCTACCGCCAGCCCGCTGCCGATTATTGGTAAAGGCATGGTCGAGCGCGCGTTAAAAGCCCGCCGTAACCAGCCGATGCTGATGGTGGATATTGCCGTTCCGCGTGATATCGAACCGGAAGTCGGCAAACTGGCGAACGCCTATCTGTACAGCGTCGATGACCTGCACAGCATCATTCAAAACAATCTTGCACAACGCAAAGCGGCGGCCATTCAGGCTGAAACTATCGTTGAGCAGGAGAGTTCAAACTTCATGGCCTGGCTGCGTTCGCAGGGAGCCGTTGAAATTATTCGTGATTATCGCTCGCGTGCTGATATTATTCGCGCCGACGCACAAGCAAAAGCTCTTGCCGCCATTGCGCAGGGCGCTGACGTCGAAGCGGTGATCCATGAATTAGCCCACAAATTGACAAACCGCCTTATTCACGCACCAACCCGTTCTCTGCAACAGGCAGCCAGCGACGGTGATGTGGAGCGTTTGCAAATTTTACGCGACAGCCTCGGGCTGGGTCAGCAATAG
- the lolB gene encoding lipoprotein insertase outer membrane protein LolB, producing the protein MPMRKAHFVRLLPLASLVLAACSINAPKGPATSPTSPQWREHEAQVKQLEHYQTRGSFAYLSDKQKVYARFFWQQYSPDSYRLLLTNPLGSTEMELKVQSGIAQLTNNEGKHYTSDNPDDMIQKLTGMSIPLANLRLWMLGLPGDGTDFTLDSQYRLSQVKFTQNGKPGTVVYQSYDEDAKPSLPQRLEMTQGEQRIKLKMDNWTLN; encoded by the coding sequence ATGCCAATGCGTAAAGCACACTTTGTTCGCCTTCTTCCTCTTGCAAGCTTAGTCCTTGCCGCCTGTTCGATTAACGCGCCGAAAGGCCCGGCGACCAGCCCGACTTCACCGCAGTGGCGTGAACACGAAGCTCAGGTTAAACAGCTCGAGCATTATCAGACCCGCGGTTCTTTCGCTTATCTTTCCGATAAACAGAAAGTCTATGCCCGCTTCTTCTGGCAACAATATTCCCCTGACAGCTACCGTTTATTGCTGACCAATCCGCTTGGCAGCACGGAAATGGAATTAAAAGTGCAAAGCGGTATTGCGCAGTTGACCAACAATGAAGGCAAGCATTACACCAGTGATAATCCGGATGACATGATCCAGAAACTGACCGGCATGTCGATTCCGTTGGCTAATCTGCGTTTGTGGATGCTCGGTTTGCCGGGTGACGGCACCGATTTCACCCTCGACAGTCAGTACCGCCTGTCACAAGTTAAGTTCACGCAGAACGGAAAACCAGGCACCGTGGTGTATCAGAGCTATGACGAGGATGCCAAACCGTCCCTGCCGCAGCGTCTGGAAATGACCCAGGGAGAACAGCGTATCAAGCTGAAAATGGATAACTGGACGCTAAACTGA
- the ispE gene encoding 4-(cytidine 5'-diphospho)-2-C-methyl-D-erythritol kinase has translation MTQQWWPSPAKLNLFLYITGQRPNGYHDLQTLFQFVDYGDSLSFKVRDDGDIVLTTPVEGVADDENLVVRAARLLQQHAGTSQGADITLQKRIPMGGGLGGGSSNAATVLVALNAIWNCGLSDTELAQMGVTLGADVPVFVMGHAAFAEGIGEILQPVEPVEKWYLIAHPGVSIATPVIFSDPQLTRNTPKRTVNVLLDTPYANDCEPIARKRFYEVEQLLSWLLEYAPSRLTGTGACVFAEFDTESAARQVLDKTPSWSRSFVAQGVNISPLHRFRDVWLRTAGKA, from the coding sequence ATGACGCAGCAATGGTGGCCTTCTCCGGCTAAACTCAATTTGTTCCTTTATATCACCGGCCAGCGCCCGAATGGCTACCATGATCTGCAGACACTGTTTCAGTTTGTGGATTACGGTGACAGCCTGAGTTTTAAAGTCCGCGACGACGGCGATATCGTGCTGACCACGCCAGTTGAAGGCGTTGCAGATGACGAGAATCTGGTGGTACGCGCCGCCCGTCTTCTGCAACAGCACGCGGGCACGTCTCAGGGGGCAGACATTACCTTGCAAAAACGAATTCCAATGGGCGGCGGTCTGGGCGGCGGTTCTTCCAACGCCGCCACTGTGCTGGTGGCACTGAATGCGATATGGAATTGCGGCCTTTCTGATACCGAACTGGCTCAGATGGGTGTGACGCTGGGCGCGGATGTGCCGGTCTTTGTGATGGGCCATGCTGCCTTTGCTGAAGGGATTGGCGAGATTTTGCAGCCGGTCGAACCGGTGGAAAAATGGTATCTGATCGCCCATCCGGGTGTCAGCATTGCGACGCCGGTGATTTTCAGCGATCCGCAACTGACCAGAAATACACCAAAACGCACTGTAAATGTGCTTTTAGACACGCCTTACGCAAATGATTGCGAACCGATTGCGAGAAAACGTTTTTACGAGGTTGAACAGCTACTTTCTTGGCTGTTAGAATACGCGCCGTCGCGACTGACCGGAACGGGTGCCTGTGTGTTTGCGGAATTCGACACCGAGTCTGCCGCCCGTCAGGTTTTAGACAAAACACCATCGTGGAGTCGGAGTTTTGTCGCACAAGGTGTTAATATCTCGCCGTTGCACCGTTTTCGTGACGTCTGGTTGAGAACTGCGGGCAAAGCGTAG